Below is a genomic region from Ruania alba.
GCTGCGGGCGTGCAGGCTCCCGGCCATCCACACCTCCGCCGCCCCCAGCCGGTCGGCAGGGATGCGCGCGATCACGAGCGTGACCGCGGCGCTGACGATGGCGTGCAGTCCGATCCCGACCAGGACCAGGCGGACCGTGGAGGTCCCGGTGTGCCGGGACAGGGCGGCGAGGAGTGCGGTGGCACCGAGGGCGCCGATGCCGGCGCTCACCGGGAGCAGGGACGGGCTCACCCCGGCGCCGATGGTGAGCACGGTGGCCAGGGTCGCCCCGCCGGTGACTCCGACGATGTCCGGGGAGGCGAGCGGGTTGCGCATCAAGCCCTGCAGCAGCGCACCCGAGGCACCGAGGCACCCGCCGGCGGCGATGGCCACGAGCACCCGGGGCAGGCGCAGCACCTGGACCGCGAACACGTCGCCGGACTCCCCGACGCCGAGGGCGGCCAGCAGCGCCTGCAGCGGAGGGATGTCGCTGGAGCCGATCGTGAGCGAGACGGTGGCGAGAGTGCCCAGCACCGCGATGAGTACGATCAGCACCAGCATGCGCACGTGGGAGCGTCGCCGCGCCGGGCGAACCTGCGTCGTCGCGGTCATCGGGCGATCCTTGCCCGCGTCGCGACCCAGACCAGCACGGGTGCGCCGATCAGCGCCGTCAGTACCCCGGCCTGCACCTCGGTCGGGCGCGCGATCACCCGGCCGACGATGTCGGCGGCGAGCAGCACCACTGGCCCCATGAGCGCCGAGGTGAGCAGCACCTCCAGATGACGGCCGCCGACGAGGAACCGCGCCAGGTGCGGGACCATCAGTCCGAGGAAGGCGATCGGCCCGGCCACGGCCACCGCGATGGCCGCGAGCGCGACGGCGACCACGCTGGTGAGCGTACGTACGCGCGCCGGGCGTTGTCCGAGCCCGACGGCCGCTTCATCGCCGAGGGCCAGCGCATCGAGCGGCCGGGCCAGGGCGACGGCCGCGACGAGGCACACGGCCACGGCCGGCAGCAGTGGCGGTACATCGGCCGCGTCTCGTCCGGCGAGCGAACCGGCCAGCCAGTGCCGCACCTGGTCCGAGTGGCTCTCGTTGAGCGCCAGGATCCCGCGGGTCCACGCCGAGAGCAGCAGGGAGATGACCGCACCGGAGAGGGCGAGGCGCAGCGGGGACATCCCGTCGCGCCCGCTGCTGGCCAGGGCGAGTGCGAGCCCGGCCGCACCCGCGCCGCCGGCGAACGCTGCCCAGACGGCAAAGCCGGAGGGCATGCCGAGCACCGCCACTGTGAGCACGACCGCGAACCCCGCACCCGAGGTGATACCCAGCAGGGTGGGGGAGGCGAGCGGGTTCCGCGTCGCGCCTTGCAGCAGCACACCGGAGACGGCGAGGCACACGCCCGCCACGATCCCGCTCGCCGTGCGGGGAAGGCGGGAGTCCTGCACGATCAGGTGCGCGTCCAGCTCCCGCGCCCCGGCCAGGGCGTCCAGGACTTCTTGGAGCGGGAGCGGCACCGAGCCGATCGCCGCGCTCGCGACCAGGACGCTTCCCAGTGCGACCAGCAGCGCCACCGGGACGCCGATACGGCGCAGCAGGCCCGGTCCTGACCGGGCCCGCTGCGCCGTCGGCGTGGCGGTGAGAGGGGTCACTCGCCGTCCAGGAAGTGATCCTCGAGGTCGTCCAGCATCGCATTGGCGGAGCCGATCCCGCCGCCGAGGTTCCAGTGGCTCTCGTCCACCACGACGACGTTGCCCGCCTGGACCGCCGAAAGGTTCTGCCACAGGTCGGTGCTGGTCCACCGTTCGATCTGCTCGTCGACGGTCTGGCTGCCCTGCTGGGCGTAGTGCTCACTGGAGACCATCTGGAAGATCACGTCACCGTCCATCTCCGGGATCCGCTCCTCGGAGATCTCGATGAGCTGGTCGGAGGACGCCCAGTCCTCGACCTGCTGCGCCTCGGGCCGCTGCAGGCCGGCGTCGCGCAGCACCGAGCCGGGGAACCCCGTGAGGTAGATGCGCACCTGGTCCGGCATGAACCGGATCATGGAGACCTCGGTGTCGGCCTCGTCGCGCTCGGCGAGCGCGGAGCCGAGCGCAGCCGCCCGCTCCTCGTACTCGGTGACGATCTGCTCACCCTCCTCCTCGAGACAGAGTGCCTCGGACCAGAGCGAGACGTTCTCCTTCCACGTCACGCCGATCGTCTCGGAGAAGACGGTGGGAGCGATCTGGGAGAGCTGGTCGTAGAGCGCCTCGTGGCGCAGCTTCGAACCCAGGATGACGTCCGGCTCGAGGGCCGCGATCGCTTCCAGGTCGGGCTCGAGCTCGGTGCCGAGCACCTCGGCCTCGTTCACCTCGTCCGGGAGGTAGGAGTACCAGTCGTCCGTCCACGGGCTCACCACGCCGACGGGGGTGACGCCGAGAGCGAGGACACTGTCGGTCTGGCCCTGCCCGAGCGTGACGACGCGCTGCGGTGTGCACTCCACGTCGGTGCTTCCCATCGCGTGCTCGACGGTGACGGCGGAGGTGTTCTCGTCCGAGCCGCCGCCCTCGCCGGACGAGGTGGCGGCCGTGCCGCACGCGGAGAGCAGCAGGGTCAGGAGCGCGGCGGGCGCGAGGGCTGAGCGGGTCCGGGGCATGGTGGGGTGCGACTCCATCGATGTCGGTGTGCGCCGGCGAGGCGACGAACCGTGGGGCAAATTTTCGAAAGAGTAGCGCGATGTAAATCATTTCGCAAAGACAGCGTTCCGTATATTGGTCCCGCGGTCGGCACGAACGACTTCCGCACCGCCCGCGGTCGGCCTGGTGGCCGGGTGGCGCCACTGCCGTGGTGCTACTGCTCCACCACGCGGATGCCGGCCACGTCCACGGCACGCACCCGACTGCCGGTGCCGTCGAGGTCGACTAGCACGCGGTCCCCGTCGGGGCCGACCCGCTCCTCGAGCCCGAGCAGGGCAGCCGGACGGTGCGTGGCCATCCCGACCAGCTCGTCCTCGGGGAAGGGAAGGTGCGTGCGCGCCCAGTCCAGGCAGGCGCGCAACGAGCGGCCGGACCCCGCGAGCAGTGGGGTTCCTGCCAGGGTCAACCGGCCGTCCTCGGCGACGGTGACCGCACCGCCCACCGGTGTGCGGTACTCGCCCGGCTCGGCGCCGGCGAGGGAGGCCGAGTCGGAGGTGAAGATGCAGCGGTCAACGGTCGCTCGCAGGAACACGGTGAGCACGTCGGCAGGTAGATGATGCCCGTCCGGGATCACCATCGCCGTCAGCCGGTCCTCGGCGAGCTGTGCCCACAGATGGTTCGGGTGGCGTGGCAGCTGGGGGTAGGTCCCGTTGCCGAGGTGGGTGGCGAGGCTGGCGCCCGCTTCCGCCGCCTCGCGCACCCGGTCCGGGCTCGGTGCGCAGTGCCCGAGCGAGACCCGCACGCCCCGTGCGGCGGCGCCGCGGATGTACTCCAGTGCGCCATCCCGTTCCGGGGCGAGGGTAACGATGCGCACCAGCCCGTCCCCGGCCTCCTGCCACCGGTCCAGCTCGGCCAGGTCGGGGTCACGCAGGTGGCGCCCGTCGTGTGCGCCCCGAGGGCCGTCGTCGGGGTTCAGTGCAGGCCCCTCGATGTGTACGCCCGGGATCGAATGCGCCACGAGCGGATCCCGACGGCGTGCCTCGCCGATCGCACGGAGCGTTGCGAGGATCTGCGCTTCGGGCGCCGTGACGAGGGTCGGCAGGTAGGTGGTGGTCCCTTCGGCCCACAGTCGCCGGGTCAGCGCGATGACCAGGTCGGCGTCGACCTCAGGGGCGTTCAGATCGAGACCGCCATAGCCGTTCACCTGCAGATCGACCAGGCCGGGCCAGGTCACGTGTCTGGGGTTTCCTGGCTCCTGCGTGGTCATGGCGTCGATGATGCCGCAGGCAATCCGTCGGGGTGCGTATCGAGCTCGCTCGCCGCGTCGCGATCGAGGAACCAGCGGGCGCCGGGGTGCTCTTGCAAGCGGCTCGCCGGGCAAGCCGGCTCCACCGGACCGGTCAGTGCCCGGGCCACCGCAGGTGCCTTCTGGCTGCCGACGACCGTGCACACCATCGTGGCGGCGGAGGCGAGGGCCGGCACCGTCAGCGTGAGCGCCCGCGAGGGTACCTCCGAGACGTCGGCGAACAGCCCGTCGTCGACCTGCTGCTGCCGGGATACCAGGTCCAGCGTGACCTCCCGCACCCAGCCGGGGTCCGCGAAGTCCGCGATCTCCGGCTCGTTAAAGGCGATGTGCCCGTTGACGCCCACGCCGAGACACGTCACGTCGACCGGTGCTCGGGTAAGCAAGGCGCTGTACCGGGCGATCTCGGCCGCGCTGTCGTGGGCATCGGCGCGGATGCGTTCAAAACCGGGGAGAGCGGTGAGCGGGAGGCGGTCGGCGAGCCACTGGCCGAAGGCCTGCGGCCGGTCCATGGCCAGGTCGAGGTACTCGTCCATGTGGAAGGAGGAGACCTTCGACCAGTCGATGCGTTCGTCTCTCGAGAGCTCGGCCAGCATCGCCTCCTGGGACGGGGCGCTGGCGAAGACCACGCGTGCCGATCCGTGATCCTGGATAGCCCCGATGATCGCTGCGGCGGCGTGCTGGGCCGCTGCGCGAGCGGTCTCCTCCACGGTGGCCCCCATGATGACCCGTGGCTCCAGCTCGTCGGTGACGGGCATGTCATTCCTTTCGCTTGCAAGCGGTTGCACTACTCTAGTGTGGCGTTGTTCTACGGTCAATCGGTTCCGGTGGCGCGGTGGTGCCGTCCTGGCGAGGTCGACGGGCTAGGCCAGCCAGCGGTCAAGGTTCTCCGCGATGAACTCGTCGTCGCGCAGATGGGGGTAGGCCGCCCAGATGCGGTCGATCTCCTCGGCTTGCCCGGGGGAGAGGCCCTCGCTCTCGTCGAGGAAGACCAGATTCTCCAGCAGGCCCTGCCGGCGCAGGATCTCGTGGATACCCGGGATACAGCCGGCGAAACTGTTCGCGGCATCGAAGATCACCCCGTTGGCATCGGTGAGCGCGGGGTTGATCCGCAGCAGGGTCGCCAGCGCCTCGCCGTCCCCCTGCTTGGCGCGGCCGGCGAGCGCCAGTGTGTCGACGGCGCCGCCCACCCACACTGCCCATTGCCCGAGCAGCCCGCCGACGATCTCCATCTGCCTGGTCTCGCCGCTGGTGGTCTGAGCCGGGAACGAGGTGAGCAGATCCATCACGATGTGATCGTCGTTCCCCGTGTACAGGGCCACCTCATCGGCGCGGTCGGACCGGGCAACACCTTGGATCACATCGAGCGTGGCGTAGCGGTCGAACGGGGCGATCTTGATGCCCACGACGTTCGGCAGCGCGGCCAGTCGCTCCCAGAAGGAGCGGGCGAGCCGCGTGCCCCCGACGGCGGGCTGGAGGTAGAAGCCGATCACCGGCAGCACGGCAGCGACCGCCGCGGCGCGCTCGATCAGATCGTCCTCGCTCGCGTCACCGACGCCGTAGGGCGAGAGCAGCACGAGGTCGTAGCCGAGGGACGCGGCGAGCTCGGCCTCGCGCACCGCCTGCCGAATCGGGCCGGTGATGCCGGCCACGAGCAGGGGGTTCTCGGCCGGGTACTCCCGGGCGACGTCGGCCGTGAGCGTGAGGACGGGTTCGAGCAGGTGTTGATGCGAATCGTGGATGGCGAACTGCGTCGAGTGCACGGCCACCGCGAGTCCGAGCGCCCCGGACTCGATCTGGTAGCGACCCAGCGCTCGCTGTCGGCGCTCATCGAGTCTGCGGTCGCTCGTCAGCGCGAGCGGGTGGGCGGGGATGACGCCACCGGCCCGGAAACGGGCGACGGCGGGCGAGGCGTCGAGTGCTGTCGCGGTGGTCATCAGAACTTCCCGTCTCGTTGCTGGAACTTGGTGGGCTTGCCGAGCGTCTCGCCACCGGAGGCGACCCAGTCGGCGGTGGCCGTGATGAGCTGATCGAGCGTGAGCGCCGGGTAGCCGAACAAGCCGTGGCACCGGGCGGCATTGGCGAGCAGTGCGGTGGGTGCCGCCTCGCCGGTGAACTCGACCTCGCGTCCCATCCGTTCGGCGAGCTGACTCGCCACCTGGCGGATCGAGATCGTCTCCGGTCCGGTGAGGTTGAGCACGAACGGGGGCACATCTGCGTGCAGCAACGAGCGCAGCACCACCTCGTTGGCGTAGCCCTGCCACACCACGTTCGCGAATCCGGTGGTCACGTCGACCGGCCGGCCGGCCATGATCTCGCGGGCGATGTCCACCAGTACCCCGTAGCGCATCTCGACGGCGTAGTTCAGCCTGATCAGGGAGGTGGGGGTGTGCGTGGTGCCGGCCAGGTGGGTGAGCACGCGCTCCCGGCCCAGGCAGGACATCGCATAGTCTCCGACCGGACCGAGCGAGTCGCCTTCGCGGGAGCCGCCGCCGGCCACCGGCACGAGCGGATAGACATTCCCCGTGGACAGGGCTGCGATCCGGGAACCGGCGTAGCGCTGCGCCACGCGTCCGGGCAGGTAGGCGTTCGTGGCCCACGTGGCGGCCTCAGCTCCGGTGCTGCCGAACTTGGCGCCCACGAGGAAGACGACGTTCGCCGCATCGGGGAGGTCGTCGAGCGCGCGGTCGTCGCTGAGGTCGGCGGACACGATCCGCGCACCCGTTCGCTCGATCGTCTCTCGAGACGACGCGCTGCCGTAGCGGGAGACCGCGTAGACCGTCGCACCGGTTCCTGCGCGCTCGATCGCGCGCACGGCCAGTGAGACCAGGCTGGGGCCGAGCTTGCCGCCCGCGCCGAGGACGACCAGGTCGCCGTCGAGGGCGCGCATGTCACGAATGAGCCCGTCGCTGGGCACCGCGAGGGCCTCCTCGAGCTCGTGCAGAGTCTTCATCACAGGTTCCAGTTCGTTGGGAGCGAGTGCCGCACTGTGCCGCTGCGGTGGTCGCGGCTGCGCCCGGCATCGGGACGCTGGCGACCGCTGCGCGGCCATGGCGGACACGGTACGGATCCGTGCCCAAAAATGCAACCGATTGCAGCATCGATATGAGAACCTGGGTGAACCAGACGATTGGAGGACGTTGTGGGCGAGTCCGTGCGTGTAGGTGTCGTCGGAGCGGGAGCGAACACCCGGCGCCACCACCTGCCCAAGCTGCAGGCCATCGACGGTGTCGAGGTGGTCGCCGTCGCCAACCGGAGCCGGGCATCGGGGAGCCGGGTGGCTGAGGAGTTCGGGATTCCCGTGGTCCATGACCACTGGCAGGATCTCGTCGGCCATGCTGACGTGGACGCCGTCGTGATCGGGACCTGGCCGAACATGCATGAGCCGGTCACCGTGGCTGCACTGCGGGCGGGGCACCATGTGCTGTGCGAGGCGCGGATGGCGCGCGACTTGGCCGAGGCTCGCCGGATGCTCGCCACGGCGCGCACGCACCCGAAGCAGACGGCGCAGCTCGTGCCGGCGCCGTTCACGCTGCCCTATGACGATGCTATTTCCCGCCTGATCGGCGAGGGAGCGATCGGGGAACTGGTCGGCGTGGACGTGACGATGCGGACCGGGTACGCGGACCGCCAGGCACCTCGCAGCTGGCGTCAGGACGTCGACATCAGTGGCCTCAACGTGATGACGCTGGGAATCTGGTACGAGCAGGTGATGCGCTGGGTCGGGGAGGCGACGCGCGTCTCAGCGCTCGCGCGCACGGTCGTCCCGGTGCGACCGGATGGTGCTGGTGGGACTGTCGCCGTCGACGTGCCGGACCACGTCGATCTCATCGGGGAATTGGCCGGGGGTGGTCAGTTGCGGATGACGATCAGTCAGGTGAGCCGGTCGGCCGGGAACGGCGTGCACATGCTCGGAACCGACGGCACGCTGACCTTCGCTGACGGGGAGCTGACGATTCAGCGGCGGGACGCCGAACCGGAGGCGGTTCCGCCCGACGCCGCGGCCGGATGGCGGGTCGAAGAGGAGTTCGTGGCAGCGATCCGCGGCACCGAGCAGGTGCGCCGGACGACCTTCGAGGATGGCGTGCGCTATATGCGATTCACCGAAGCGGTGCATCGGAGCACGCGTGAGCACCGGCAGGTCTCGTTGAGTGAGCTGTGACGAGACTGTGGTGACAGGCTCCACCACGTCGCCACGGTGAGGGCCATCGCATCGCGCTACAGGCTCATCACCACACGCAGCGCGGCGTCGACCGCGCGCAACTCATCGAAGCCCAGGTGCCCGATCCGGTCGCCGAGCCGGCTCGGATCGACTGCGCTCGCCTGTTCGGCGAGGACGCGAGTTTCGATGCCGTCGATCTCAACGCTCGGGCGGAATGTGGCAGGGCGTGCCGACGTCGACGTGGGAGCGACCAGCCAGGTCGACAGGAGATGCAGATCATCGGACTGCACAACGACTGCGTAGCGAGATCTCTGCTGTTCGTGACCCCGGGTACCGCGGGGTGCGCGTAGACGGTAGACATCACCACGCACGCAGAGACTCCATGTCGCGCAAAACCTGCGCGGCCTCAGCACGGTCATCGGGATCCGCAGCCAGAGCCTCAGCCTCGGTCCGTAGCCGGGACTTCGCATGCTTGGCAGCCGCCTCGACCAAGGCATCGCGCACCGCCTGCGACACGGGAGTTCCATCGGAGGTCAACTCATCGAGTGCGAGCCGAGCCTCATCATCGGGACGGAATGTGATCGTTGCGGCCACAACTTGAGTGTCTCACGAGATGTAAGACATTTCGAGAGAAGGCCCGCGGAGGGCATGTTGCGCCGCCAGTTGGTGGCGTGATTGCGGCGGGAAGTCGTTCGATTGACACGTGGTTCAGTCGGACTTCGGTGGGCGCTCGTTCCCGGTAGAGAGTGCATTGCGCATACGTTGGACCGCGTCCGCCAGCGGCTGCAGGTCCTTGTCGATCACGGCTTGAACGACGCCGGGACTGGTCGAGAAGTAGTGGTGGGCCAGGAAGTCCCGCATTCCTGCGATGTCACGCCACCTGATTCCGGGTTCAGTGTCAGTGATCTCGGCGGTCAGCGACTTCACTGCCTCGCCGATCTCAAGGAGTCTCATCGCGACGGCATCCATCACAAGTTCGCGTGAGATCGGGCCGTGCCGCAGGTGCGAGTGGATCGCGGCGATGGCGTCCGCGATGTCGTTCAGGCGGTCGATGTCTGAGCGCCTCACAGCGCGACCAGGTCCTTGGCCGCTCGCTCGCGCACTCGTTCCTTGAGTCCGTCGCGCGGGACCAGGTCGACATGGACACCGAGGAGATCCTCGAGCGCATGCTGAATGCCAATGAGGTCGATGATGCTGGTGCCCGGCGGGATGTCGACCAAGATGTCGACGTCGCTGTTCTCGTGGTCGTCCCCTCGGGCGGTGCTGCCGAAGATCTCTGGGTTGGTCAGCCCATGGCGCCGCATCACCCGGCGCAACTCGCTACGGTGTGCGGCTACCCGCCGGCCCGTAGAGCCGCTGAACGGCCCTTGGGCTGGCGATGAGAGTTCGGGCATGACCCTATCGTATCGGTGGGTCCGATCCGGGGCCCTCGCTCTGGCCAGCTGTCGCCGTCAGACCCTCCCCGTCGTCCCCCGCGCCGCGTACTCCCCTGACAACTTCTGATTCCCTGGCGCTCCACCCGCGCTGACCTCGCTCAGCAGCGTCACCGCGCGGGTGCCCAGCTCCTCGAACGGAGCGGTGACAGTGCTCAACTGCGGTGTCAGGGTGCGCGCAAGGAGCACGTCGTCGCAGCCGATGATGCTGCGATCGTTCGGGACGGACAGGCCCTGCTCGTCGAGCCCGCCGACCACCCCGCAGGCAAGGTAGTCATCGAAGGCCATGATCGCCGTCGCCCCGCTCGAAGCGATTGCCTCCGCTGCGTGCCAGCCGGCCTCGTACGTGGCTTCGACGGGTCCCAGCTCGACGAGCTCGACATCGGCCGAGGTCTGCTGCGCCCAGGAGCGGACGGCGTTCGTCCGCTGACTTGCCGCCCAGGATCCTGCGGGTCCGCGAAGCAGCAGGATCCTGCGGTGACCGAGCTCGACCAGGTGGTCACCCGCCTCCCGCAGAGCTGCAGAGTTGTCACAGGTCACCGAGGGAATGCCGCGGACCGCCCGGTTGACCAGCACCGTCGGCGTCGACCCAACCGCTGCCTGCAGGTCCTTGGTGGCCAGGCGAGGTGAAGCGACGATCAGTCCGTCGACCTGGGCGCTGAGGCGCTTGAGTTGGTCGGCGGCCTTCTGACCGCCGGACTCGGCGTCGAGCAGCATCACCGACGCATCCGACGCACTCGCCGCGCGCTCGACCGCTCGGACCAGTGGCGGGAAGAAGGGGTTGGTGATGTCCAGCACCACCAGGCCGATCAGTCCGGTGCGCCCGGTGGCGAGCCCGCGGGCGGCGCGGTTGAGCTCGTATCCCTGGGCCGCCGCAGTCGCGAGGATCCGCTCGCGGACCTTCGTGTTCACCATGTCCGGCCGGGAGAAGGCACGCGAGACAGTCGATGCCGAGATGTCGAGCTCTCGCGCGATCGAGTAGATGGTCGCCTTCACGCGTGCGCCCCCTGTCCGTCGTCGGTTCATCGGCACGATACTCCCGCAAGGTTAGTTCAGGTGGTCGGTGAGCCAGGAAGCGCAGGCGGCGAAGATGTGGTCGGGAAGTGGGTGGCCCGCGTCGTGCATCAGCACGTCGAAGCCTGCATCGGGCCAGTGCTGCTGCGCACTCTGGGCGATCTCGGCGTTGTGCGAACCGTCCGAAGCTCCACCGCCCGCGTACAGGACGGGGCGAGGGGCGATGAGTCCGGTGAGTTCGTCCAGATCGCGGTGTCGTGACAGCTGGTCGCCCAGGTACCAGGGGTCGTGCCAGTTCGAGTGCGCGAAGCCCAGGCCTGGTTCGTGCACCACGGCGGCGCGAATCCGTGGATCGAGGGCGGCGAGGAACAGCGCGTGCTTGCCACCGAGGGAGTGGCCGAGTGTGCCGATTCGATCGGCGTCGACCCCCGGGATCTCGGTCAGTGCATCGACGGCGAGCAGCAGATCGGCGACGCTGCGGCCCAGGCCGGTGACACCGGGGTGATGCGCTGCGTGTGCCGCGGCCGGCGGTCCGTATCGCGCGGACAGGTCGGTGGGGCCTTCGCGCTCGGAGAGCATCTCCGCCCACCACGGCACGGCAAGCACTCCGAGGCCGTGTGCGGCGAGGCGCAGCGCGTAGTCCCGGCCCGGCCCCGGGCGGCTCGCCGGATAGAGCGGGCTTGGCCGGCCCAGCAGCGTGTCCGTGTCGTAGAACGGCACCACCACGACGGCGGAGGGCGAGCTGGCATCGGGCGTGAGCAGCACCGCCGTCAGGTCCGCTCCGAAACTGTGCAGGTGCAGCTGGCGCTGCACGCTGCCGTGAGGGCCGGGTGTCGCCTCGCCAAGCCGCCACGATCCGTTGACGGGGCGGCGTGCGCCGATCCAATTGATCCACGCGGCCCGGTCGGTGGGATCGGTGGTGTGAGCAGACCCGTGGCCGGCGGCACTCATTGAATGCGTTCCAGATCGAAGTCCACGGTGAACAGGTAGTTCCAGGGCCAGCGCACGTGGCGTACCCGCCACCCGTTCAGCGCGCCGATGCCGGATGCCCAGTCGTTGAGCTCGGCCTCGACGCGTCGCTCGAGATCGGGGATTTCCTCGAGCGGCGGATCG
It encodes:
- a CDS encoding dienelactone hydrolase family protein; amino-acid sequence: MSAAGHGSAHTTDPTDRAAWINWIGARRPVNGSWRLGEATPGPHGSVQRQLHLHSFGADLTAVLLTPDASSPSAVVVVPFYDTDTLLGRPSPLYPASRPGPGRDYALRLAAHGLGVLAVPWWAEMLSEREGPTDLSARYGPPAAAHAAHHPGVTGLGRSVADLLLAVDALTEIPGVDADRIGTLGHSLGGKHALFLAALDPRIRAAVVHEPGLGFAHSNWHDPWYLGDQLSRHRDLDELTGLIAPRPVLYAGGGASDGSHNAEIAQSAQQHWPDAGFDVLMHDAGHPLPDHIFAACASWLTDHLN